One genomic region from Burkholderia latens encodes:
- a CDS encoding carboxymuconolactone decarboxylase family protein, which translates to MLNWNEYRKELSTRIGDIAKLSPDTLAGYKALSGAGAKTGHLDAKTRELIALAVAVTTRCDGCIAVHTAEAAKHGATKEEVAEALGVAIALNAGAALVYSARVMDALGD; encoded by the coding sequence ATGCTGAACTGGAACGAATACCGAAAGGAACTCTCGACCCGCATCGGCGACATCGCGAAGCTGTCGCCCGACACGCTTGCCGGCTACAAGGCGTTGTCGGGCGCCGGTGCGAAGACGGGTCATCTCGACGCGAAGACACGCGAACTGATCGCGCTCGCAGTCGCCGTCACGACGCGCTGCGACGGCTGTATCGCCGTACACACGGCCGAAGCCGCGAAGCATGGCGCGACCAAGGAGGAAGTGGCCGAAGCGCTGGGCGTCGCGATCGCGTTGAATGCGGGCGCGGCGCTCGTCTACTCCGCGCGCGTGATGGATGCGCTCGGCGACTGA
- a CDS encoding class II glutamine amidotransferase → MCRWLAYTGNPIQLETVLFRAKHSLIDQSLHSELGATTTNGDGFGIGWYGHPDELPFRYRSVHPAWNDRNLREAARAIRSRMFIAHIRAATDTPVQETNCHPFRHGRWLFAHNGLIRDFHKLRRDLTMKVDPALFPTLEGSTDSELMFRLALTYGLEQAPLPALERMVGVIEEAAVRYRVAEPLNMTICATDGERIIAVRYSSERQSRSLFHSTSFKHLHALYPHNPRIAEAGDDAFMVVSEPLVDLRGAWAEVPESTAIVAHGADVRQQAFEPRHK, encoded by the coding sequence ATGTGCCGCTGGCTCGCTTATACGGGTAACCCGATCCAACTCGAGACCGTACTGTTTCGTGCGAAACATTCGCTGATCGACCAGAGTCTGCATTCGGAGCTGGGCGCGACAACGACCAACGGCGACGGCTTCGGTATCGGCTGGTACGGACATCCGGACGAACTGCCGTTTCGCTACCGCTCCGTGCATCCGGCGTGGAACGATCGCAACCTGCGCGAAGCCGCGCGCGCGATCCGTTCGCGGATGTTCATCGCGCACATTCGTGCGGCAACCGACACGCCCGTCCAGGAAACCAACTGCCATCCGTTCCGCCACGGCCGCTGGCTGTTCGCGCACAACGGGCTGATCCGCGATTTCCACAAGCTGCGCCGCGACCTGACGATGAAGGTCGACCCGGCGCTGTTCCCGACGCTCGAGGGCTCGACCGACTCCGAGCTGATGTTCCGTCTCGCGCTCACCTACGGCCTCGAGCAGGCGCCGCTGCCCGCGCTCGAGCGGATGGTCGGCGTGATCGAGGAAGCCGCCGTGCGATATCGCGTCGCCGAGCCGCTCAACATGACGATTTGCGCGACCGACGGCGAGCGCATCATCGCGGTGCGTTACTCGAGTGAGCGGCAATCGCGCTCGCTGTTCCATAGCACGTCGTTCAAGCATCTGCACGCGCTCTATCCGCACAATCCGCGTATTGCGGAAGCGGGCGACGACGCGTTCATGGTCGTGTCGGAACCGCTCGTCGATTTGCGCGGCGCGTGGGCGGAAGTGCCTGAAAGCACGGCCATCGTCGCTCATGGGGCCGATGTGCGGCAGCAGGCGTTCGAACCGCGGCACAAATAG
- a CDS encoding mechanosensitive ion channel family protein yields MIDLHTAQQFLMTRGLDFGLNLVAAIVLWFVGRWAIRIGTGVLGRVVRRSGKVDPTLADYLTSVVGVLLTVLLILAILQIFGVQTTSFAALLAGLGLAIGTAWGGLLAHFAAGVFMQVLRPFKIGDVITAGGVTGTVKELGLFGTTIITADNVVTIVGNNKIFSDNIANYSATPHRRVDLTAKIANSVDAADAINRLKTQIQLIPNVMKVPAPDVGVLQFTPEGPLLFVRPSTQPENYWQVYCDTNRVILETFREAGYPTPETPISHRNA; encoded by the coding sequence ATGATCGACCTTCACACTGCGCAGCAATTCCTGATGACCCGCGGCCTCGACTTCGGCCTGAACCTCGTTGCCGCAATCGTGTTGTGGTTCGTCGGCCGCTGGGCCATCCGCATCGGCACCGGCGTGCTCGGTAGAGTCGTGCGCCGCAGCGGCAAAGTCGATCCGACGCTCGCCGACTACCTGACCTCCGTCGTCGGCGTGTTGCTGACGGTCCTGTTGATCCTCGCGATCCTGCAGATCTTCGGCGTGCAGACCACGTCGTTCGCCGCACTGCTCGCGGGCCTCGGCCTCGCGATCGGCACCGCGTGGGGCGGCCTGCTCGCGCACTTCGCCGCCGGCGTGTTCATGCAGGTGCTGCGTCCGTTCAAGATCGGCGACGTGATCACCGCGGGCGGCGTGACGGGCACCGTGAAAGAGCTCGGCCTGTTCGGCACGACGATCATCACGGCCGACAACGTCGTGACGATCGTCGGCAACAACAAGATCTTCTCGGACAACATCGCGAACTACAGCGCGACGCCGCATCGCCGCGTCGACCTGACCGCGAAGATCGCGAACAGCGTCGACGCGGCCGACGCGATCAACCGCCTGAAGACGCAAATCCAGCTGATCCCGAACGTGATGAAGGTGCCGGCGCCGGACGTCGGCGTGCTGCAATTTACGCCGGAAGGCCCGCTGTTGTTCGTGCGCCCGTCGACGCAGCCGGAGAACTACTGGCAGGTGTACTGCGATACCAACCGCGTGATTCTCGAGACGTTCCGCGAGGCCGGGTATCCGACGCCCGAAACGCCGATTTCGCATCGCAACGCCTGA